A portion of the Bacillus thuringiensis genome contains these proteins:
- a CDS encoding rod shape-determining protein has protein sequence MFARDIGIDLGTANVLIHVKGKGIVLNEPSVVAIDRNSGKVLAVGEEARSMVGRTPGNIVAIRPLKDGVIADFEITEAMLKYFINKLDVKSFFSKPRILICCPTNITSVEQKAIREAAERSGGKTVFLEEEPKVAAVGAGMEIFQPSGNMVVDIGGGTTDIAVLSMGDIVTSSSIKMAGDKFDMEILNYIKRKYKLLIGERTSEDIKIKVGTVFPGARSEELEIRGRDMVTGLPRTITVCSEEITEALKENAAVIVQAAKGVLERTPPELSADIIDRGVILTGGGALLHGIDMLLAEELKVPVLIAENPMHCVAVGTGIMLENIDRLPKRALR, from the coding sequence ATGTTTGCGCGAGATATCGGAATTGACCTAGGTACGGCTAACGTATTAATTCATGTTAAAGGTAAGGGTATTGTATTAAATGAGCCATCTGTTGTGGCCATTGATCGTAATAGTGGTAAAGTATTAGCAGTAGGTGAAGAAGCGAGAAGTATGGTGGGACGTACGCCGGGTAATATTGTAGCAATTCGTCCACTTAAAGATGGTGTAATCGCAGATTTCGAAATTACAGAAGCAATGTTAAAGTATTTCATTAACAAATTGGACGTAAAGAGCTTCTTTTCAAAACCTCGTATTTTAATTTGTTGTCCAACAAATATTACATCGGTAGAACAAAAAGCAATTCGTGAAGCTGCTGAACGTTCAGGTGGTAAAACAGTATTTTTAGAAGAAGAACCAAAAGTAGCCGCAGTTGGTGCTGGTATGGAAATCTTCCAACCAAGCGGTAACATGGTTGTTGATATTGGTGGAGGTACAACAGATATCGCTGTACTATCTATGGGTGATATTGTTACCTCTTCCTCTATCAAAATGGCTGGCGATAAGTTTGATATGGAGATCTTAAACTATATTAAACGTAAGTATAAGCTATTAATCGGAGAACGTACTTCAGAAGATATTAAAATTAAAGTTGGTACAGTATTCCCAGGTGCACGTAGCGAAGAGCTTGAAATTCGCGGACGTGACATGGTAACAGGCTTACCACGTACAATTACAGTATGCTCTGAAGAAATTACAGAAGCATTAAAAGAAAATGCAGCTGTTATTGTACAAGCTGCAAAAGGCGTATTAGAGCGCACACCACCAGAATTATCTGCAGATATCATCGACCGCGGTGTTATTCTAACAGGCGGTGGAGCTTTACTACACGGTATCGACATGCTTCTAGCAGAAGAGCTAAAAGTACCAGTATTAATTGCTGAAAACCCAATGCACTGCGTTGCGGTTGGTACAGGTATTATGTTAGAGAATATCGACAGATTACCAAAGCGTGCTTTGAGATAA
- the spoIIID gene encoding sporulation transcriptional regulator SpoIIID: MHDYIKERTIKIGKYIVETRKTVRVIAKEFGVSKSTVHKDLTERLPEINPELANEVKEILDYHKSIRHLRGGEATKQKYRKEDVEKPVRQ; the protein is encoded by the coding sequence GTGCACGATTACATCAAAGAGAGAACTATCAAGATTGGTAAGTATATCGTGGAGACAAGAAAGACAGTGCGTGTCATTGCAAAGGAATTTGGGGTATCAAAGAGTACAGTCCATAAAGATTTAACAGAACGTCTACCAGAGATTAATCCAGAGCTCGCAAATGAAGTAAAAGAAATTCTTGATTATCATAAGTCTATTCGTCATTTAAGAGGTGGAGAAGCAACAAAACAAAAGTATAGAAAAGAAGATGTAGAGAAGCCTGTACGTCAATAA
- a CDS encoding M23 family metallopeptidase, with the protein MRGRNNKKSQKVVHLFQKRWVFPALYIACAAVILMVALWFQGANPKKTPNHDQATPYTQSEDPAVPVTKSSEVVKMPAAANAEVVVQKKFYEDAATEAEQEKALVFYNNTYSPNKGIDIAAKNGKEFNVAAALSGTVTKAEKDSLLGYVVTVDSGNGVAVSYQSLGSVKVEKGARVAQGEVLGTSGLSAMNKEAGSHVHFEVRKDNVAVNPERYLNKSVTEIKADAGAAKATNASGKKADDKSQKEEKSTSTKPENKTEDKSQKEEKSTSGSTSDKKEEPKKEEKSTNGSTESSNDSSSQE; encoded by the coding sequence ATGCGAGGAAGAAATAATAAAAAGTCGCAAAAGGTAGTACATTTATTTCAAAAAAGATGGGTGTTTCCGGCACTATACATTGCTTGTGCAGCGGTAATCTTAATGGTTGCGCTATGGTTCCAAGGAGCTAATCCGAAGAAGACTCCAAACCACGATCAAGCAACACCGTATACACAATCGGAAGATCCAGCAGTACCAGTAACGAAATCTTCAGAAGTAGTGAAAATGCCAGCTGCCGCGAATGCGGAAGTAGTCGTACAAAAGAAATTCTATGAAGATGCAGCAACTGAGGCGGAACAAGAAAAAGCACTTGTCTTTTATAACAACACATATTCCCCAAACAAAGGAATTGACATTGCTGCGAAGAATGGAAAAGAATTCAATGTTGCCGCTGCTTTAAGTGGTACAGTAACGAAAGCTGAAAAAGATTCACTTCTTGGTTATGTTGTAACAGTTGATAGTGGAAATGGTGTAGCGGTATCTTATCAAAGCTTAGGCAGTGTGAAAGTAGAAAAAGGTGCAAGAGTTGCACAAGGTGAAGTATTAGGAACATCCGGTCTAAGTGCAATGAATAAAGAGGCAGGCTCTCACGTTCACTTTGAAGTACGTAAAGACAATGTGGCTGTGAACCCTGAACGTTACTTAAATAAATCAGTAACAGAAATTAAAGCTGATGCAGGTGCTGCAAAGGCTACGAATGCTTCTGGTAAAAAAGCTGATGACAAATCTCAAAAAGAAGAGAAGTCAACGAGCACGAAACCAGAAAATAAAACAGAAGACAAGTCTCAAAAAGAAGAGAAATCAACAAGCGGTTCAACTAGTGACAAAAAAGAAGAACCGAAGAAAGAAGAAAAATCAACAAATGGTTCTACAGAATCATCTAACGATTCTTCTTCACAAGAATAA
- a CDS encoding ABC transporter permease: protein MTFSMRRFSAIFRKEVQDFKTNSQVLLMAFLPIILSFLFSRFGVGKEMLGTTTIMAFLFVAGFVQSMVIAEEKEKHTLRVLMLSPASSVEVLLGKSLLTSGLTMVICIANLFILDQLNINLPLVGLIFLCGTILFIVLGTMIGLLASSVPQTSLIGMPILMTMYLAVQFEPMVENKVIKTLIEYLPTSHIVKALNSLVGGAGFSSISGHVLNVVVWLIISLVVCLIVYKKKQLD, encoded by the coding sequence ATGACATTTTCAATGAGAAGATTTTCAGCTATTTTTCGGAAAGAAGTCCAAGATTTTAAGACAAATTCACAAGTATTATTAATGGCATTTTTACCAATTATACTTTCATTTTTGTTTAGCAGATTTGGAGTGGGAAAGGAAATGTTAGGCACTACTACTATAATGGCCTTCCTATTTGTCGCAGGATTTGTTCAATCTATGGTAATTGCAGAAGAAAAAGAAAAACATACACTGCGTGTGTTAATGTTATCCCCAGCATCTTCTGTTGAAGTTCTTCTTGGAAAGAGTTTATTAACATCGGGTCTGACAATGGTCATTTGTATTGCAAATTTATTCATTTTAGATCAGTTAAATATTAATCTTCCATTGGTAGGATTGATATTCTTATGTGGAACTATTTTGTTTATCGTGCTTGGAACAATGATTGGATTACTTGCATCTTCTGTACCACAAACATCATTAATTGGTATGCCTATTTTAATGACGATGTATTTAGCTGTACAATTTGAGCCGATGGTTGAAAATAAAGTAATTAAGACACTAATTGAGTATCTTCCAACATCTCATATTGTAAAAGCACTTAACAGCTTAGTAGGTGGGGCGGGATTTAGTAGTATTAGTGGGCATGTATTAAATGTTGTAGTTTGGCTTATTATATCGCTCGTTGTATGTTTAATCGTATACAAAAAGAAACAATTAGACTAA
- a CDS encoding ATP-binding cassette domain-containing protein translates to MTLAIEMKDVMKSFNGKTALRNVNIEVKQGEIFGFLGPSGSGKTTTVKILTSQLLHSVGTVRVLGKDITGPSSIDYKRIGILTDNSGLYERLSIYDNLLLFCDLYDCKKERINEVLAQVNLLDDKKTPVKKLSKGMKQRVTLARAILHKPDILFLDEPTSALDPVNVQNIHKILKDLNEEGTTIFLTTHNMDEAETLCNRIAFLCGGEIVALDTPENLRLQYAKDQIEVVLKDKQKEVVQKDELGAKRISEWMKKGELLSIHSHEPTLGDIFIEVTGRGL, encoded by the coding sequence ATGACATTGGCAATTGAAATGAAAGATGTAATGAAAAGTTTCAACGGAAAAACAGCACTTCGAAATGTAAATATTGAGGTGAAGCAAGGAGAGATTTTCGGATTCCTCGGACCGAGTGGATCTGGTAAGACGACAACGGTAAAAATTTTAACTTCTCAATTGCTCCATAGTGTTGGAACGGTAAGAGTATTAGGGAAAGATATTACAGGACCAAGTAGCATCGATTACAAACGAATTGGTATTTTAACAGATAACAGCGGCTTATATGAAAGACTTAGTATTTATGATAACTTACTATTATTTTGTGACTTATACGATTGTAAAAAAGAACGAATCAATGAAGTACTAGCACAAGTAAATTTATTAGATGATAAAAAAACACCAGTAAAGAAACTATCAAAGGGAATGAAGCAACGCGTCACACTAGCAAGAGCAATCCTTCATAAACCAGATATCCTCTTCTTAGACGAACCAACATCTGCACTCGATCCAGTAAACGTACAAAACATTCATAAAATCTTAAAAGACTTAAATGAAGAAGGAACGACGATTTTCTTAACGACTCACAACATGGATGAAGCAGAAACGCTTTGTAACCGTATTGCCTTCCTTTGTGGCGGAGAAATTGTAGCACTTGATACGCCAGAGAATCTGCGCTTGCAATACGCTAAGGATCAAATAGAGGTCGTATTAAAAGATAAACAAAAAGAAGTAGTGCAAAAAGATGAATTGGGCGCAAAACGTATTTCAGAATGGATGAAAAAGGGCGAACTGTTATCTATTCATTCACACGAACCAACGCTAGGCGATATCTTTATTGAAGTTACTGGGAGGGGATTATAA
- a CDS encoding LytTR family transcriptional regulator DNA-binding domain-containing protein gives MALLELKQLGKTNQLPAIELKVEKGQCIVLQCNNHTAKVLHRIMIGEEEASTGNVLFEGKAIGKKNYSRIGFCFLRDEAYDRLKVKEYFKFLLGLYESKISIEEVVQSVGLLDKLNVKIEKLSFSEKRRLHIGRIMIHNPDLVILEEPEQNVDTESTVIIRKAIMKMKEQGKAIFITSSFLSDALSLTEDVYILNNDGVKKIEIEQEEVEEVDEEKVIQMIPQMKLERIPAKVNDKIILLDPMEIHFIETQNGVTHIHVREGDFVCALTLSELEARLTGFGFFRCHRSYLVNLQRVREVITWTRNSFSLILDDERKSSIPLSKGRMDELKGVIGL, from the coding sequence ATGGCGCTACTGGAGTTGAAACAATTAGGGAAGACGAACCAGTTACCGGCAATTGAGCTAAAGGTTGAAAAAGGACAATGTATTGTTTTGCAATGTAATAACCATACAGCTAAAGTGTTGCACCGTATTATGATTGGTGAGGAAGAAGCTTCAACTGGCAATGTGCTATTTGAAGGTAAAGCGATTGGAAAGAAAAATTATTCTCGCATCGGCTTTTGTTTTTTGAGAGATGAGGCATATGATCGTTTGAAGGTGAAAGAATACTTCAAATTTTTATTAGGGCTTTATGAATCAAAGATAAGTATAGAAGAAGTTGTGCAGTCTGTTGGTCTCCTAGATAAGCTAAACGTTAAGATAGAAAAACTATCATTTTCAGAGAAGCGTCGTCTTCATATTGGACGAATTATGATTCATAATCCGGATTTAGTCATTTTGGAAGAGCCAGAGCAAAATGTAGATACAGAGAGTACGGTTATTATTCGAAAAGCAATCATGAAAATGAAAGAACAAGGAAAGGCAATCTTTATTACGTCATCATTTCTATCAGATGCCCTTTCGTTAACAGAGGATGTATACATATTAAACAACGATGGTGTGAAAAAGATAGAAATTGAGCAAGAGGAAGTGGAAGAAGTCGATGAAGAAAAAGTCATTCAAATGATTCCGCAAATGAAGTTAGAAAGAATACCAGCGAAAGTGAATGATAAAATCATTTTACTTGATCCGATGGAAATCCATTTCATTGAAACGCAAAACGGAGTAACACATATTCACGTTCGTGAAGGGGATTTCGTATGCGCATTAACATTAAGTGAACTAGAAGCAAGATTAACAGGTTTTGGTTTCTTTAGATGTCATCGCTCGTACCTTGTAAATTTACAAAGAGTACGAGAAGTGATTACTTGGACTCGTAACAGTTTTAGCTTAATTTTAGACGACGAAAGAAAAAGTTCAATTCCACTTTCAAAAGGACGAATGGATGAATTAAAAGGCGTGATTGGGCTATAA
- the spoIID gene encoding stage II sporulation protein D, protein MKFSKPLFITVALLIALVIIVPAALVIPFAKAKVGEETASKTPPAIESIPAPGKVDTAVQVAVYREKQKKVESLPMEEYVTGVVASEMNASFEIEALKAQALAARTFVVQRMLSGGKKNNADVTDTVKDQVYKSKEELKKQWGNNYENNLKKIEEAVSKTAGQVLTYDGKPISASFFSTSNGRTENAADYWGNDYPYLKSVDSPWDQASPKFTSEQTFTVADFQKRLGVKVLADGKVGNIKDLTEGKRVKDVAFQGKTLTGKEVREKLDLRSSDFTWKQQGDKIIITTKGFGHGVGMSQYGANGMAAEGKKYTDIVAHYYKGVEIKTMNDYEGKLMVKK, encoded by the coding sequence ATGAAATTTTCAAAGCCACTTTTTATTACAGTAGCGCTCTTAATAGCGCTCGTTATCATTGTACCTGCAGCCCTTGTTATCCCATTTGCGAAAGCAAAAGTAGGGGAAGAAACGGCCTCTAAAACTCCTCCAGCGATAGAAAGTATACCAGCTCCAGGAAAAGTAGATACAGCTGTTCAAGTTGCTGTATATCGTGAGAAACAAAAGAAGGTAGAATCATTACCTATGGAGGAGTATGTGACCGGTGTAGTAGCTTCTGAGATGAATGCCAGTTTTGAAATAGAGGCGCTAAAGGCGCAGGCATTAGCAGCGAGAACATTCGTGGTGCAACGTATGCTGAGCGGAGGAAAGAAAAACAATGCGGACGTGACAGATACGGTGAAAGATCAAGTGTACAAAAGTAAAGAAGAATTGAAGAAACAATGGGGTAATAACTACGAAAATAATTTAAAGAAAATCGAAGAAGCCGTTTCGAAAACCGCAGGACAAGTTTTAACGTATGATGGAAAACCAATCTCAGCATCCTTTTTTTCAACGAGTAATGGCCGAACAGAAAATGCAGCTGACTATTGGGGAAATGATTATCCGTACTTGAAAAGTGTAGATAGTCCGTGGGATCAAGCTTCTCCAAAGTTTACGAGCGAGCAAACATTTACAGTAGCTGATTTTCAAAAACGTCTCGGTGTGAAAGTGCTAGCAGACGGGAAGGTTGGAAACATTAAAGACCTTACGGAAGGAAAGCGCGTAAAGGATGTAGCTTTTCAAGGAAAAACATTAACAGGAAAAGAAGTTCGTGAAAAGTTAGATTTACGTTCTTCTGATTTCACGTGGAAACAACAAGGAGATAAAATCATCATTACAACGAAAGGCTTCGGTCACGGCGTTGGTATGAGTCAATACGGGGCGAACGGCATGGCAGCAGAAGGCAAGAAATATACAGATATCGTCGCCCATTACTATAAAGGCGTTGAAATAAAGACGATGAATGATTATGAAGGAAAATTGATGGTGAAGAAATAG
- the murA gene encoding UDP-N-acetylglucosamine 1-carboxyvinyltransferase produces MEKIIVRGGKRLNGTVRVEGAKNAVLPIIAAALLASDGKNVLSEVPVLSDVYTINEVLRHLNAEVVFENNQVTIDSSKELNIEAPFEYVRKMRASVQVMGPLLARNGRARIALPGGCAIGSRPIDQHLKGFEAMGAKVQVGNGFVEAYVEGELKGAKIYLDFPSVGATENIMSAATLAKGTTILENAAKEPEIVDLANFLNAMGAKVRGAGTGTIRIEGVDKLYGANHSIIPDRIEAGTFMVAAAITGGDILIENAVPEHLRSITAKMEEMGVKIIEENEGVRVIGPDKLKAVDIKTMPHPGFPTDMQSQMMALLLQADGTSMITETVFENRFMHVEEFRRMNADIKIEGRSVIMNGPNSLQGAEVGATDLRAAAALILAGLVSEGYTRVTELKHLDRGYVDFHKKLAALGATIERVNEKVEEVKEQEVSDLHA; encoded by the coding sequence TTGGAAAAGATCATCGTCCGTGGCGGAAAGCGGTTAAACGGCACAGTGCGTGTTGAGGGCGCAAAAAATGCTGTATTACCTATAATCGCTGCAGCCCTATTAGCGAGTGATGGAAAGAATGTACTATCTGAAGTACCAGTTTTGTCTGATGTATACACAATTAATGAGGTATTACGTCATTTAAATGCTGAAGTCGTATTTGAAAATAATCAAGTAACAATCGATTCTTCTAAAGAACTAAACATTGAAGCACCATTTGAATATGTACGTAAAATGCGTGCATCTGTTCAAGTAATGGGACCATTATTAGCACGTAACGGTCGTGCTCGTATTGCACTTCCTGGTGGATGTGCAATCGGTTCACGTCCAATTGACCAACATTTAAAAGGCTTCGAAGCAATGGGAGCAAAAGTACAGGTTGGTAACGGTTTTGTTGAGGCATATGTTGAGGGAGAACTAAAAGGAGCTAAAATCTACTTAGACTTCCCAAGCGTAGGCGCGACAGAAAACATTATGTCTGCAGCTACATTAGCAAAAGGGACAACAATTCTTGAAAACGCAGCGAAAGAACCAGAAATCGTTGACTTAGCTAACTTCTTAAATGCGATGGGAGCGAAAGTACGCGGAGCTGGAACTGGAACGATTCGTATCGAAGGCGTTGATAAATTATATGGTGCAAACCACTCTATTATTCCTGACCGTATTGAAGCGGGAACATTCATGGTTGCAGCAGCAATTACTGGTGGAGACATCTTAATTGAAAATGCTGTACCTGAACATTTACGCTCAATTACAGCGAAAATGGAAGAAATGGGTGTTAAAATCATTGAGGAAAACGAAGGTGTACGTGTTATCGGCCCAGATAAGTTAAAAGCGGTTGATATTAAAACTATGCCTCACCCAGGTTTCCCAACAGACATGCAATCACAAATGATGGCATTATTACTACAAGCTGATGGAACAAGCATGATTACAGAAACGGTATTCGAAAACCGCTTTATGCACGTTGAAGAATTCCGTCGTATGAATGCTGATATTAAAATTGAAGGTCGTTCTGTTATTATGAACGGTCCAAACAGCTTACAAGGTGCTGAAGTAGGCGCAACTGATTTACGTGCTGCAGCTGCATTAATCTTAGCTGGTTTAGTATCAGAAGGTTATACTCGTGTAACTGAGTTAAAACATCTTGACCGTGGTTATGTAGATTTCCATAAGAAATTAGCTGCATTAGGTGCAACTATTGAACGTGTAAACGAAAAAGTAGAAGAAGTGAAAGAACAAGAAGTTTCTGATCTTCACGCTTAA
- a CDS encoding YwmB family TATA-box binding protein has translation MKLKAILIVALSVVLFLVGYREMKPISDEQKMESMIKALEKNDAKVEKWSWLARETKTISNIHTFQKLLNDVKDKANIQKWEVEQSPDGYKATSYKKFASHEERVVVTWSKENTKENTFIIFEVSGAKWDPKYVQKVNKIFSEKPIIYTCVQGVLNDKIEGVLQNKTNQVLKDLSARAIEQVEERAFVSVSAYNKKWDDALSTNREKINVQIAIRSTDNKDTIVVGTPIITSEY, from the coding sequence TTGAAGCTTAAAGCCATTCTTATTGTTGCACTTAGTGTTGTTTTATTTTTGGTTGGATATAGAGAGATGAAACCGATAAGCGATGAACAGAAAATGGAGAGCATGATCAAGGCTTTAGAGAAAAATGATGCTAAAGTAGAAAAATGGTCATGGTTAGCTAGAGAAACAAAAACAATTTCTAATATACATACGTTTCAAAAGTTGTTAAACGATGTGAAGGACAAGGCAAATATTCAAAAGTGGGAAGTAGAGCAATCTCCAGATGGATATAAAGCTACATCCTATAAAAAGTTTGCTTCTCATGAAGAACGAGTAGTAGTAACTTGGAGTAAAGAAAATACTAAAGAAAACACTTTCATTATCTTTGAAGTAAGTGGGGCGAAATGGGACCCGAAGTATGTTCAAAAAGTGAATAAAATTTTTAGTGAAAAACCTATAATTTACACTTGTGTTCAAGGTGTACTGAATGATAAGATTGAAGGTGTTTTGCAAAATAAAACCAATCAGGTTTTGAAAGATCTTTCAGCAAGAGCGATCGAACAAGTAGAAGAAAGAGCATTTGTGTCAGTCTCCGCATACAATAAAAAGTGGGATGACGCTCTTTCAACAAATAGAGAGAAAATAAATGTGCAAATAGCAATACGTTCTACAGACAACAAAGATACAATTGTGGTTGGCACACCGATCATAACTTCTGAGTATTGA
- a CDS encoding DUF1146 family protein produces the protein MAQLLGQQALIAIVSHLLFITITWWALQGIHIERLMKSGKVLQTRVLLILITIAIGTSVSNFFLDYLGYSKSLTYLVK, from the coding sequence TTGGCACAACTTTTAGGGCAACAAGCACTGATTGCCATTGTTTCGCATTTATTGTTTATTACCATTACGTGGTGGGCTTTGCAAGGCATTCACATTGAGCGTTTAATGAAGTCCGGAAAAGTGTTGCAGACGCGAGTATTACTCATCTTAATTACAATTGCAATTGGGACATCTGTAAGTAACTTTTTCCTTGATTATTTAGGCTATTCGAAGAGTTTAACGTATTTAGTAAAGTAA